The Leptospira langatensis genomic sequence GCTTGTACTTTTCGGCGAAGGGATCAAGATCGCCAGAAGGGCTAGAAGGTTCGCACTTCTGGCTATGATCGCGGCCAAGACCCCGAACGATGATAAGGCAGAGTTCCAGTTCGTAAATTTGGATGATGTAAGGAATGCGGCGGAGAAGGAAAATATTTCCGACTACGATAGGATCCGAAACACTCTCATCGATTATATAGACAACGAATTGCTTTCCCAAAAGATCAGCGCTCCCGGAGAAGGAAAGGATAATCCGGTGGATCTACTCGAAGTTCACGATGATAATTACAGTTTTATCACGAACGCCCGGGTCTCTTTTTTAGAAAAAAGTAATGAAGAGATCCGAATAGACGATATCAACCGCAAGGAATCGCTTCCTCCTGTTCCTGCTCAATCAACGAACGGAGCGGGTAAGTAAGCTCCATGGATCTTCCCACTCCGTCAGAGATCCATTCTCTTAGAATAGGGAATAGCAGAGGCTTCTGGAGATGGGTACTTCTATTTACGGGAGTAATTCTAGCATTTATAGCATGGGAAGGAATTGAATCCTCTCAGTCTTCTCAAAGTTTTAGAGAAAGAAAGAAGTCCGCAGATTCCAAGGTCCGCATTCTCAGAGAGATTGGGAGTTCCTTCTCCGCACCGGAACTGAAAAAGGATCTGCAAAAGATAGAGACATACTCCGCCGAATTGCATTCCGCATCTAAGGTGGGAAGCGCCGAGGAAAAAACGCAAGCACTTCTGGTCCTGGAAAAAACCTTACCCGAAAGCTTAAAACGTTGGTCCGAGTTTGCGGAAGGATCTTCCGACAGACTATTGCAGCATGTCGCCAAGGAATCCCGCTTCTTGAAGATGGAATCCGAAGACAGGCATCCTCTTACCGCAAAGGAAGAAGAAAGAGCGAACGATTATTTTCGCATGGCAAAAGAGGAATGGTTGGCCGGGAATAAGTTCAAAAGAGACGGCAATCATCTCTACGCTTTGGTATTATATAAGAGATCTTTAAAATACTCCTTGTCCAGTCTCAAGGTTTCCAAGTTGCCTTATCCGGAAGAATATTCCCAAGCGGCAGCTCGCTTACTCGGTAAGTAGACTTTCACTTTAAAAAACTTCTTCGAATTCAGAAAAAAGTAGAGGAATTTTCACCGTTAGGCTTCAAAAGAAGTCATTCTGGGGGAAACTTCCTCCTCTCTTCTATGAGAATCGAAGTTTTATATAAATTCTTCCTATACACTCCTGCCAGTCATCTACCCGTCTGGGAAGAAGGAAGCGGATTATTGGGACTTCTTCCGAAAGAAAGAGTCTTGATGGAACTCGCCGACTTAAGTTCCGCCGAAAGAGAATTTAGCAAGATCCCCGAAGAATTCCTGATCCGAGAAATTCCGGAAACAGTACTCGGCTACTTCCAAAAGCAAAGAACCATTCCTGTAGTCAGTGTTTCGGGAGAAAAGTTCGAGGATTGGGACAAGCCCAGGTTCCTCGCAGAACTTAGCAGATCCTCCTGGATGGCGAAGGAAACGCAGAAGCCGGAACCTTCTCCGGAAAAAACCGAAGAAGATAAAGCAAAGCAAAGCCAGTGGTTTATGGAAGTGCTTCTGCAAAACTTTCCGGACGGACTCTTGGCCACGGATCTGGACGGGCATACCGTATTTTATAACGAAAGCTTTGAAAAAGAGATCCTGGTCCGCAAATGGTTCAGAGACAGCATCCTACAAGCGGAGAAGCTTCTGAAAGAAATGTCCAAGGATCTATTGGGCAATTATCTCAAGACCCATGAGCTCCGGTTGGAAGAAGGAAGACTTTCCGTTCAGACCTTTATTCCCGAATTGGATTCTTTGATCCGAGTTTCCATCCTGAAGCAAAAAGGAAAGCCTCTCGGTTACTTATATCACTTCTCTCCTGCTTCCGCCAAACTGAATAGCCAAGACGGAGAGGGGATGGAATTCCCATCGGTAACGGAAGCATTCAATCAAAAACTTCCCCTTGAAACAGTACTTAAGGAAGTAGAAGGAAGTTATATCTACCATACTCTCAAGAGAAACCAGGAAAATGTGTCTCATGCTGCCTTGGATCTGGGGGTGCCTCGGACTACGCTGCAGAATCGGATCAAGTTCTTGGATCTTACCGCTAAGTTTAAATTGAACAAGGACCAGCCCATTCCAAGAAAGAAGACGGGCAAACCGGCTCCTCCTAAGAAACCGGCGCCTGTCCCGGCAAAACCAGTGGTCTCGGAAAAGCCTAAGGCTGCTTCTAAGAAAAAACAGAGTAGTCCTAAGAAGAAATCCCCGTCTAAAAAAAGGACAAAGCAAAAATAATTCTAAATAATTGTATTGACAGAACGTATAATTTGGAAATAGTCCACCTTAAGAGCTGATCTTCACTCTATCTTTGGAGTGGATAACCTTTGAAAATAAAAATGGTTATTACGGTCACTTAAAAGAACCGGCATCCGGATCCTCAAAACCCGCTCTTAATCGAATAATTTAACACACGGAAGTAAACTCTCTTCCAAATCCAATAACGGTATTCCATGGCCAATCCAAGACGAGACTCCAAGCCCAGAAACAACTACCAAAACGGTACGAACGACGTGCAAAACGATAATAACGAAGAAGAACCGAACTTACCGGAAGACGATCCGGAAACTGCGGAGATCCGTTCTCGCAAAAGACGTCGTGGTTCCTACGATGGACCAACCCCTGCTCCAATCGACCTAGTCGCTCTCAAAAAAACATCCATCGCTGAACTCATAGAAGTAGCAAAGAATCTCGGAGTGGAAAACACCGGGGGGCTTAAAAAGCAAAACCTGATCTTTGCCATCCTACAAGCGCAAGCCGAAAGAGAAGGCCAAGTGCATGCCGCAGGGGTCATGGAAAGACTTCCGGATGGATATGGTTTCTTACGTTCTCCGGATTATAACTATGTTCCGGGTCCGGACGATATTTATGTATCTCCTTCTCAGATCAAACTCTTCGGTCTTCGTACCGGGGATACCGTTGAGGGACAGATCCGTCCTCCGAAAGAATCCGAAAGATTCTTTGCGATGCTTCGGGTGGAAACAGTTAACGGATATACTCCTGACGTAGCCAGCAAACGCGCATTATTCGACAACCTTACCCCTCTCTATCCGAACGAGAGATTGAGAATGGAGCATGATCCTTCTCAGTTGGACACAAGGATCGTGGATCTAATGTGTCCGATCGGAAAAGGGCAGAGGGCTTTGATCGTCGCTCCTCCTAGAACTGGTAAGACCATTCTTATGCAGAATGTGGCGAATGCGATCACTAGCAACCATCCTGAGGTCACTCTGATCGTTCTTCTCATTGACGAGCGTCCGGAAGAAGTAACCGATATGGCCCGCAATGTTCGAGGAGAAGTCGTAAGTTCCACATTCGACGAGCCTGCTACCCGCCACGTTCAGGTTGCCGAAATGGTGATCGAAAAGGCGAAACGTCTTGTGGAACACGGAAGAGATGTGGTCATTCTACTCGACTCCATCACCCGTTTGGCCCGCGCCTATAACCAGGTCATTCCTACTTCCGGAAAGATCCTCTCTGGTGGTGTGGACTCTAACGCACTTCACAAACCGAAACGATTCTTCGGTGCCGCTCGAAATATCGAAGAAGGCGGATCCTTGACCATTATCGCTACCGCTCTTGTGGACACCGGTTCCAAAATGGACGAGGTGATCTTTGAGGAGTTCAAAGGTACTGGTAATATGGAGATCCACTTGGATCGTAAGTTGTCCGACAAGCGGATCTTCCCGGCAATCGACATCAATAAGTCAGGGACCAGAAAAGAGGAGCTTCTTCTTCCGAAAGAAACCCTCCAGAAGGTCTTTGTGCTCCGAAAAGTGCTTTCTCCCATGAGCATCACAGAAAGCATGGAATTATTACTTGAGAAGATGAGGCAGTCTAAGACTAACGAGGCCTTCTTAGGTAGCATGAACGCCCAGTAAGGCCGAGGAAAAGGGGAATTTATGAAAACAGACATCCATCCTAAATACGCTGACGCCAAAATTCGCTGCGCTTGCGGAGCGGTTTACGAGACTCGCACTACTGTAGGAGATATCCACGTAGAGATCTGCTCGAACTGCCATCCATACTTTACTGGAAAATCCAAAATTCTGGATACTACCGGTCGAGTAGACAAGTTCAAGAAAAAATACAAAATCTCCTAAGTTAGGAGAATGTATCATGGCGTCTCTCTCGCGAGAACCCATTACAGAAAGAGCCTTTGCTTACGGGGACGTAACGCAAAGGCTTTCCCATTTTCTGGCAGCGCGAGAGCCGGGCTCCTTCGAGCTTCGCTTACGCTTCGGTCGCTTCGCGACTGCTTACGCACTCTGCGGATCCCTGACGCGGGTAGTTCTAAGAAATCCCTCAGAACATAGAAATAAAATGCTTTCAGGATTTATGAACTAGGTCTAATCTGAAGCGGAGCTATATAAATACGTATGCAATTTTACAAAATACATCCCTCCTTAGGATTGTCGCTCCCTAAGAATGTGCAGGAGGCCCTCTCATGGCAGTAATGGATTTCAATCGATACAAAGAGATTAACGACCAGAGATTGAACTATAGAGAGATGGAAGACGCTACCGTAGTCTCCAATTACCGAAATGTTGGCTGCGGGGATGGATACCGCATCTATCTCAAGATCGACGAACATAGAATGGTGACCGATGCGAGTTATACTACCACCGGCTGCGGATTCGGTATAGTCGCACTTGCTATGGCGACCGAGATCGCCAAAGGGAGATCCATAGATGAATTGAAGAACATCACTCCGGAAGATGTGGAGAAACAATTCGAGTTCCCTGAGAGAAGAAAGAATTATCCGGAGTCAGCAGTGGCAGCGCTTCACCAAGCGATCCGAGACTTTGAGAACGGAGATGGAGTTCCCAAGGAAAGAAGGATCACTGCTTCTAAGGCAAAGGAGATCCTTGCCGAAACAGGAAGCCTGAAAGGCCAGGATCTATCTTCTATCATATTAGAAAAAGAAGATCTACATGGAGTGGATTTCTCAGGTGCAAATCTGAATAACGCATTTCTTACCAATTGTAATTTTGCTGGAGCTAATTTCGAGGGAGCTCGTTTGCGTGGAGCCTTCTTGAATGGAGCCGATCTGACCGGTGCGAATTTCAAGGGAACAGATCTACGCTGGGCAAAACTTGCAGGTGCCAAGATCGAAGGCGCCGATTTCACCGATGCAGTCTATGATATCGGGACCAGAGTGGACCAAAGACAAATTCATATTTTCTCTTCCATGAAGAAGGAAGGAAAAGATATCTATATGGAGAAACATGAAGCCGGGTGATAAAGCAAAACTAACCAAGAGAAGTTTTCTTTTAAAAGGTGTGATCGTACTGACCGGAGCCCAGGTGGAAATCCAGGAAATCAACGGAGACAAGGTCTCCGTTCTCTATAATGACAGAGAAGGTTATCCACATACGATCGAAGATCTAACCCTTGCGGATCTGGCTCCTTTAGAGTAGAATATCGCCGCGTGGATCAACGCGGCCCCCACCTTTCGCAGCGACCCTTAGGGAGCGAGAAAACGACCCGATAGGAGTTGGTGGCTGAACGAAGTGAGGCCAAACGAATGGGCCGTGAAAATTTGTAGAACTAAGTTTGATCGTAGGCCGAGCGCGGATCAACGCGGCCCCCACCCATCTCGGGATAGGGGGGAGTGGCCCGTGGGATGCTCCCGTCGCTATATCAGAAAAACGCAATCCCCGCAAGTGCTAATTTTTTACCTCGAATTTGTAGGAACTCCCGTAATTCACAGTTACTTGACAGAGTGTCGATAAACCTAGATTCTCTACTCCTGCATTAGAAATGTAGCATGAGATTCCTTTTGGAAGCAAGTTGAGAAGAATGGCCTATTTCAAATCCTACATAAAATTTCTGTTCTTCTGTGTTCCTTTTTTTCTACAATGTGGGACTTACTCCACGTTCACATATTCTCAATATGATCAAGTTCGAGCTACGAGGTTGAACGCCGTCTCCTCCAAGGGCTTGAGCCTGATCACGACTAGCTTTTTAAGGAGCAACGATCTTTACGACAAATATGTAGAGATGCCTAGAGTGGTGATCTACGATCTGGACAATCGTTTGGTTGCCGAGAAGAGTAGAGACCTTTCTTACTACCTCGCCGAGTTATGCTATCATACGGGAAGTACTCTCGATATGGACGATCCTATGTTTGCAAGGATGTATGCTTCTTCTCTGGTATATTCCTATACATATCTATTCGATAAGAAAGCGATCCCGGGACCGGATCCGTTTTCCATGCAATTTAGATTCGCCTTGGAAACCTATAACCGCTCTTTGGCCCAGCTAGTGCGATTTGCAAAGAAGAACCGAAAGCTTGCAAATCTGACCGATCTGAGCCTTCCGCTGATGAGGGGCGCCTTAACCATGACAGGTGCGGAGGTGGAGACGACTTGGACCCCTAAGAATTTTCTGGAAGTCGAAGTCGCTTATGATTATAAGATCGAAGGCTTTTCCAATCAGATCAATAAGTTCGGAATAGGCACCCCTCTTATCCTCATCCGAAAACATCCGGAAAGGGAATCTCCGGAAAGAAAGAAATACGAATTCGTAGGAGGAGTAGGGCAGGCCTATCCTGGAACGGCGTTCGTAAGTTTAGAAGATTCTTATTTAGAAAATCGTAATTTGCATTTAAAGGCTAAGATCCATCTTTTTGACCCTGTATACCGGGATCGGATCAAATTTGCGGGACTGGATCTCCCTATGGAAAGCGACACTACCACGCCATTGGCGTACATGCTGTCCGGAGCGGAAAAGAGAGACGGATTCTTTGCTAAATTCGACGGAGAAGCCGCCTTGGATAGACAGGGATTGTACCTGATCTATCCTTATAAGAAAGATAAGATCCCTGTCGTATTCGTACACGGACTGGCTTCTTCTCCATTTATTTGGTTCCCAATGATCAACGAGTTTTTGGCGGATCCTAAGATCAAGGAGAAGTATCAGTTTTGGGTTTATTGGTATCCTACTGGAAATCCGGTTACGATCTCTGCGGCGGATTTTCGGGACACATTGAGGGATCTGAGAAAGACGTACGATCCTAAGGGAGAGGACGTTTCCTTCGATAAAATGGTATTAGTCGGACATAGCATGGGCGGACTGCTTTCCAAATTAATGGTGACTCATACTAAAAAAGAAGATTGGATGCAAGCCGCTCACATCCCTCTTTCTCGCTATGAGTCCTTAAATCATGAAACTAAAGAAGATATAAAGAGAGTATTTGAATTTAAACCTCTTCCTTTTGTGAAGAGGGTGATCTTTGTTGCGACTCCTCATCGGGGTTCCAATTTGGCGGAAGGGATTTTGGGATCTATTGCAAGGATATTATTCGTTTTGCCCAAGAGTGCGCTCTCTAATATCGGAAAGGCATATAAGTTCCTGACCCTAAATTCGAATGAGGATTCTATCGTGCCAGAGAACTACGGTGTAGACGATCTGGTACCGAACAGCCTTTTCACCCAAGTGACTGGAAATCTGAAACCGGAAGTGGATTTTCATTCCATCATAGGGAATTCAAGGTTTAGAAATTTAGAATGGATTAACGATTCGGTGGTTTCCTATGACAGCTCTCATTTAGAGGGAGCTAAGTCGGAACTTTTAGTGGATTCGGATCATTCCGTGCAAGATCATATGCCTACGATCTTAGAGATAAAGAGGATCCTCTTAGAACATATACACGTTTTCGAAAATTAAGGTCGGACCTTATGACTTTGCATTTGTTTCCGGAGAAAGACCTCGGCTCGTGAAATGCAGAAACGAAAAGATCTAAGCGCTCTTCATCCCTTTCCAGAGCCAATCGAAGGATTCTGAAAGCGCCTGTTTCAGATCTCCCTCTAATAGCCAGAGATTCTTGTTCCGAAAGGCGGTTTGGATCGCTTCCGGGGGATTATGATGCTGCCAAAGCATAAGCGCTAAAAAATAAAAACGTAATATGAATTTTCGGGAATCGACGATTGTCAGATCTGCTTCCTTGGCTAACCAAGCTCTTGCTAGTTCGTCTATTCCTTCGGAGATCCTGAGTTTGAAATCATATAAAAAGTCGTGGTCTACATTGCTTTCCAAGATCCCAGGTATGATCAATCCTAGGAACATGAATACGTGGTTCGAGCAGAATTGCTCTACGATAGTTTCCTTGAGTTTAGGAAGGGAATATTGGCCGTCCTCTAAGAGTACAGCGAGTGATTGGAAAAAAATATCCGTTTCTTGCAAATGAAGGGTTAGGAATATCTCTTCTCTCGTTTTGAAGTAAAAGTAGATGACTCCCTTGGTGACTCCGGCGGCCTCTGCGATCTCTTGGGTGCTCGGAAGAGGATATTTCCGCTTTAAAAGTATATTCCGTAAAGCAGTCACTATGGACTGCTTACGGATCTCTTTCTCTTCGGGCTTTCTCGCTCTTTTTTTATCCACGTAAGGAAACTATACTGAAGAGGACAACATCCAGTCAACTGTCTCTTGTAGTGATTTTTTGATCGGCATAGGCTTCCATTGGAATTCTTTAGTGAGCCTGTCCGAGTTATATTCCTGTCTTCTCTGCAAATAATCCTGAACGATCGCGGAGTTGATCTGACGATCTAATCCGGTAAGCGCGTGTTTGATCGCGTCCAGATAAGGCATCGCTCTCACGACGAAGGAAGGAAGTTCTTTGCCGGTAGTTTTCGCCTTCGGGTGGATCTCTTTTACTAATTTGCATACTTGGGACACGGAAAGAGTTTCTCCTGTTGCGATATATCTTCCTTTTGCCTGTGGGTTTTCGTATGCCTGCAAATGTGCCATTGCTACGTCCCTTACGTCCACATAGGAGAAGGTCATTTTAGGGGCAAATGGTAGTTGGCCTTTTAGAATGTCTTGGATCAACTTCAGAGAGGATGTAGGTTGAGCAAACTGCGGCCCTACGATGGTTCCCGGTAAAATGGTCACTAGATTCAATCCTAGTTGTTCCGCTAATTCCCAGGCCAATTTTTCGGATAGGGTCTTGGAAATTGCATATGGTTCTTTCGCGCTATCATTCCAAGAAGATTCGTTTAGGGGAGCCTCTCCTTCGGCAATGGTTCCGACTGCTGCGATGCTAGAAGTATAAACGATCTTCTTAATTCCTGCGTTATGTGCTTCTTCCATTACGTTTCGGGTGCCTTGGATATTTGGCTCCAACACTTCTTTCTGCGGGTCCTTTGCGGTTAGATTGAATGCCGCGGCTACTTGGAACAATCCGTCCTGTCCGGCAAGAGCCTTTCTCAAGGATTCTCTATCGCTTAGTTCTGCGGAGACAAGCTTGACTCCGAGCTTCTGCAATTGTTTCGTTTTCCCGCTATCGTTTGCGTTTCGGACCGCTGCGGTAACATCGTAGCCTCTTTCCTTTAAGAGTTTCACAAGCGAGTAGCCAAGGTGACCATTTGCTCCAGTAACTAAAACCTTCTTCATGAGCTTCTTCCTCTGATTAATAATATACTATTTGACTTTAATTAAAATACCAATAGTCAATTATTTTTAGCTAAGGAACCCAAAATACTCTCAAAAAATTCGGAAACGAAAAGAACAGATGCCAAATTGGCTATTTTTGGGGACTTATTAGAGAATTCCCTAGGATCGTATTTGGATGTAGTGAATTCGTTCGGATTGGGTTTACGCACATAGCGGGTCCCTTTTGCGAAATTTGTAAAAGAAGAGGTCGGTAATCCTTCTTCCTTCTTTGGGACTTCTGTCCGCGAAGGATGGAGCCGGGGTCAAAAAATCGTGGATGCGATTTTTTGACCGGAGGCGAGAGTCTGACCCGAGCGCAATAAATTATATTTTTATAATGTATTGGAGTGCGAGGGACGCGGCCCGGGATTTCTTTTTAATACTTGCCTCCTTGTAAATCGGATCTTTCCTGGGAGCATGCAACATATTTCGATGTACGAACTCACCAATACTCAGTTTATAAAAGTCCTTGGAAACCTAACACGCTTCATTGAAAAAGGAGAAGCTTACGCTGGATCGAAAAAGTTTGATGTGGAAGTTTTGTTGAATTCGAGGCTCGCCCCCGATCAATTCCATTTTATTCGGCAAGTGCAGAGTTCTTGTGATACGGCTAAACTTGGCGCATCTAGGCTGACCGGAAAGCAAGCTCCCGTGCATGAGGATACGGAAAAGACCTTGTCGGAGATCAAATTTAGGATCGAGGATGTGATCCGTTTCCTAAGAACTTTCACCGAAGCGGATTACAACGAAGCAGCTTCGAATAAGATTTCCTTGCCTCGCTGGGAAGGTAAGTTTTTGTCCGGGGCGGAGTATGCGATCCATCATATGATCCCTAATTTCTATTTTCATATTACGACTGCATACGATATTCTTCGTCATAACGGCGTGGATGTCGGGAAGAGAGATTATCTGGGAGAACTTCCCTTAAGGAATTAGTTCTTATCTATATGCGGAAGTTCTAATATTTTGGTTTCCGCATTTTTCTTATGCAGGGAGATTCTTTTTCCTATATAAAGCGGGAGAGAGTCCCTTGGCCTTTACGAACTGGGAATTGAAAGTGGATTTGGAATTAAAGCCTACGGAGAAGCCTATATCCAGCACTGATCTTTCCGGTTCTCCTGTAAGTAATTTGCAGGCTTCTTCTACTCTGTATTTGTTGATCAGCTCGTAAAAATTCATCTTGTGTACTTCGTTCAGGTATCGAGAAGTTTGGTGAAGATTCAATCCTAATCCTGCCGCAAGATCTACGAGCCTTAATTCACTGTCCCTATATATATATTGTTTTTCTAATAAATCTTTTATTTTCTCTCCCGCGGATCTGATCTCCGAGTCAAGTAGGGGAGTGTTTTGATACTTCGAGTTTTCTATGACTTCGGTAATCTCTTGGAAGAAACCGGGATGTCTTTCTCTGACTACGAAAAGAAGGATCACTGCGGCTCCGATGAGGGACGTCCCTAATTCGAATCCTAAGCGATCCTTTAGGAAAAAGGCGGATCCTATGAGAATGTTTGCCACAACCGGAAGAAGAAGTATAAGCCAAATCAATTTCAGTTCGTAGATCTCGTAGGATCTGCTCACCTGATGGTAAAGATGAAGACAGAGTAGGGAATAGAAAGAAACCTGCAGGCAAGCGATGAATGTGGCTATATGGACTAGATCCAAGCGAAACGTAGAGGTTCCGGCAAGGACCTCCGATCTAAGTTTGTTCGGTTCCTGTGAGAAGAAGATCACTTCGAAGATCCCAAAAATAAGAACAATCAGAAAGTGATACCAGTATTTCCTGAAAAAGGTCTTTTTCGGTTTTTCGATATTTCCCGCTTCCGGTTCTTGCAGATAGGAATCGATGTAGGTATACAATAGAGGGCCGACAAGAACGATACTCGTATACAGGAAGAAGAATAGATAAGGAATTTCTAATAGATCTCCTTGCAGATACCAACGGTAGCGCATCAGGATCGCTCCGGTAAGTAGGAGGATGATCACCAAGGTCCGATTTGCGGGGGATTTTCGGGAGATCTCCAGGATAGAATATAGAAATGCTGCACCTGTGCTAAATTCAATAAAACCAAGTAGAATCGAGTGAATCCAGTCCATGCGATTTGTCTTCGGAAGATTATAATTCCGCCTTCTGTTGTAAATGGCAATAAGTTCCTACAGCAGCGATTCCAGGATTTTCTGCATTGTAAGACTGGGGATTTTGTGGTACGTGCAGGGCGAACCCACGAGCCGCTCCCCCCACCCACGAGGGCGGGGGCCGCGTTGCATTTAAACCTTCCGTGATTTTGCTTCACTTCGTTCAGCAACCCGCTCGGGAATCTCTCTCCCTATGGGTCGATCGATTGGGCGGGGGCCGCGTTCCTAGTCCGATCCGATAAGATGGGTGTCCGAACCTATGGAGCCGGTCGATGTAGGCGCTGAATCCTGCTATAATGCGAATATGAATTCAGAAACGTATCCGCTCGCAGTTTTACAGCTCTCGGGCAGTCAGGAAGAAATGGGTCGCCAATTCGGTGAGATCATGAATCAGATTGGCCAGTTTGAGCCGATCTTCGACTTTTATCCGGTGATGGCACGTAACCTTCTTTTGGGAAGTTTGCCGAGAAAGAATCGGAATGCACTTGCTAGGGGAGCTACTTCCTTGCTCGTGAATTGGATGGTGA encodes the following:
- a CDS encoding PROCN domain protein — encoded protein: MDLPTPSEIHSLRIGNSRGFWRWVLLFTGVILAFIAWEGIESSQSSQSFRERKKSADSKVRILREIGSSFSAPELKKDLQKIETYSAELHSASKVGSAEEKTQALLVLEKTLPESLKRWSEFAEGSSDRLLQHVAKESRFLKMESEDRHPLTAKEEERANDYFRMAKEEWLAGNKFKRDGNHLYALVLYKRSLKYSLSSLKVSKLPYPEEYSQAAARLLGK
- a CDS encoding PAS domain-containing protein; translation: MRIEVLYKFFLYTPASHLPVWEEGSGLLGLLPKERVLMELADLSSAEREFSKIPEEFLIREIPETVLGYFQKQRTIPVVSVSGEKFEDWDKPRFLAELSRSSWMAKETQKPEPSPEKTEEDKAKQSQWFMEVLLQNFPDGLLATDLDGHTVFYNESFEKEILVRKWFRDSILQAEKLLKEMSKDLLGNYLKTHELRLEEGRLSVQTFIPELDSLIRVSILKQKGKPLGYLYHFSPASAKLNSQDGEGMEFPSVTEAFNQKLPLETVLKEVEGSYIYHTLKRNQENVSHAALDLGVPRTTLQNRIKFLDLTAKFKLNKDQPIPRKKTGKPAPPKKPAPVPAKPVVSEKPKAASKKKQSSPKKKSPSKKRTKQK
- the rho gene encoding transcription termination factor Rho, whose amino-acid sequence is MANPRRDSKPRNNYQNGTNDVQNDNNEEEPNLPEDDPETAEIRSRKRRRGSYDGPTPAPIDLVALKKTSIAELIEVAKNLGVENTGGLKKQNLIFAILQAQAEREGQVHAAGVMERLPDGYGFLRSPDYNYVPGPDDIYVSPSQIKLFGLRTGDTVEGQIRPPKESERFFAMLRVETVNGYTPDVASKRALFDNLTPLYPNERLRMEHDPSQLDTRIVDLMCPIGKGQRALIVAPPRTGKTILMQNVANAITSNHPEVTLIVLLIDERPEEVTDMARNVRGEVVSSTFDEPATRHVQVAEMVIEKAKRLVEHGRDVVILLDSITRLARAYNQVIPTSGKILSGGVDSNALHKPKRFFGAARNIEEGGSLTIIATALVDTGSKMDEVIFEEFKGTGNMEIHLDRKLSDKRIFPAIDINKSGTRKEELLLPKETLQKVFVLRKVLSPMSITESMELLLEKMRQSKTNEAFLGSMNAQ
- the rpmE gene encoding 50S ribosomal protein L31 — encoded protein: MKTDIHPKYADAKIRCACGAVYETRTTVGDIHVEICSNCHPYFTGKSKILDTTGRVDKFKKKYKIS
- a CDS encoding pentapeptide repeat-containing protein, which produces MAVMDFNRYKEINDQRLNYREMEDATVVSNYRNVGCGDGYRIYLKIDEHRMVTDASYTTTGCGFGIVALAMATEIAKGRSIDELKNITPEDVEKQFEFPERRKNYPESAVAALHQAIRDFENGDGVPKERRITASKAKEILAETGSLKGQDLSSIILEKEDLHGVDFSGANLNNAFLTNCNFAGANFEGARLRGAFLNGADLTGANFKGTDLRWAKLAGAKIEGADFTDAVYDIGTRVDQRQIHIFSSMKKEGKDIYMEKHEAG
- a CDS encoding esterase/lipase family protein is translated as MKFLFFCVPFFLQCGTYSTFTYSQYDQVRATRLNAVSSKGLSLITTSFLRSNDLYDKYVEMPRVVIYDLDNRLVAEKSRDLSYYLAELCYHTGSTLDMDDPMFARMYASSLVYSYTYLFDKKAIPGPDPFSMQFRFALETYNRSLAQLVRFAKKNRKLANLTDLSLPLMRGALTMTGAEVETTWTPKNFLEVEVAYDYKIEGFSNQINKFGIGTPLILIRKHPERESPERKKYEFVGGVGQAYPGTAFVSLEDSYLENRNLHLKAKIHLFDPVYRDRIKFAGLDLPMESDTTTPLAYMLSGAEKRDGFFAKFDGEAALDRQGLYLIYPYKKDKIPVVFVHGLASSPFIWFPMINEFLADPKIKEKYQFWVYWYPTGNPVTISAADFRDTLRDLRKTYDPKGEDVSFDKMVLVGHSMGGLLSKLMVTHTKKEDWMQAAHIPLSRYESLNHETKEDIKRVFEFKPLPFVKRVIFVATPHRGSNLAEGILGSIARILFVLPKSALSNIGKAYKFLTLNSNEDSIVPENYGVDDLVPNSLFTQVTGNLKPEVDFHSIIGNSRFRNLEWINDSVVSYDSSHLEGAKSELLVDSDHSVQDHMPTILEIKRILLEHIHVFEN
- a CDS encoding TetR family transcriptional regulator — translated: MDKKRARKPEEKEIRKQSIVTALRNILLKRKYPLPSTQEIAEAAGVTKGVIYFYFKTREEIFLTLHLQETDIFFQSLAVLLEDGQYSLPKLKETIVEQFCSNHVFMFLGLIIPGILESNVDHDFLYDFKLRISEGIDELARAWLAKEADLTIVDSRKFILRFYFLALMLWQHHNPPEAIQTAFRNKNLWLLEGDLKQALSESFDWLWKGMKSA
- a CDS encoding NAD-dependent epimerase/dehydratase family protein, which codes for MKKVLVTGANGHLGYSLVKLLKERGYDVTAAVRNANDSGKTKQLQKLGVKLVSAELSDRESLRKALAGQDGLFQVAAAFNLTAKDPQKEVLEPNIQGTRNVMEEAHNAGIKKIVYTSSIAAVGTIAEGEAPLNESSWNDSAKEPYAISKTLSEKLAWELAEQLGLNLVTILPGTIVGPQFAQPTSSLKLIQDILKGQLPFAPKMTFSYVDVRDVAMAHLQAYENPQAKGRYIATGETLSVSQVCKLVKEIHPKAKTTGKELPSFVVRAMPYLDAIKHALTGLDRQINSAIVQDYLQRRQEYNSDRLTKEFQWKPMPIKKSLQETVDWMLSSSV
- a CDS encoding DUF1993 domain-containing protein; this translates as MQHISMYELTNTQFIKVLGNLTRFIEKGEAYAGSKKFDVEVLLNSRLAPDQFHFIRQVQSSCDTAKLGASRLTGKQAPVHEDTEKTLSEIKFRIEDVIRFLRTFTEADYNEAASNKISLPRWEGKFLSGAEYAIHHMIPNFYFHITTAYDILRHNGVDVGKRDYLGELPLRN
- a CDS encoding AraC family transcriptional regulator, coding for MDWIHSILLGFIEFSTGAAFLYSILEISRKSPANRTLVIILLLTGAILMRYRWYLQGDLLEIPYLFFFLYTSIVLVGPLLYTYIDSYLQEPEAGNIEKPKKTFFRKYWYHFLIVLIFGIFEVIFFSQEPNKLRSEVLAGTSTFRLDLVHIATFIACLQVSFYSLLCLHLYHQVSRSYEIYELKLIWLILLLPVVANILIGSAFFLKDRLGFELGTSLIGAAVILLFVVRERHPGFFQEITEVIENSKYQNTPLLDSEIRSAGEKIKDLLEKQYIYRDSELRLVDLAAGLGLNLHQTSRYLNEVHKMNFYELINKYRVEEACKLLTGEPERSVLDIGFSVGFNSKSTFNSQFVKAKGLSPALYRKKNLPA